In Micromonospora ferruginea, the sequence TACCCCCGGCCGGGAGGTCGACCGGCGCGGGCATGGCCGGCCCGGACATGGCCGGGGCGGGCGTGGGCGGGCCGGGGACGGCCGGGCCGCCCACCGCCCACGGCGGGCGCGGCGGGACCGGCACGCTGGCCAGCGTGGCGTCCCGGGCGTCCTGCGCGCCGTCGGCCAGGGCCGCCGCGGTGGGGAAGCGGTCGCGCGGGCTCTTCGCCAGCGCGCGCCGGACCACCTCGACCACCGCCGGGGGCGTGTCCGGCGGCAGCGGCGGCGGCTCGTCCTGCACGTGCCGCATCGCCACCTGCAGCGGGCTGTCGCCGTCGAAGGGCGGCCGGCCGGCCAGGCAGAAGTACGCGACCGCGCCGAGCGCGTAGACGTCGGTGACCGGCGAGACCGGTTGTCCGGCCGCCTGCTCCGGGGACATGTACGAGGCGGTGCCGAGCACCATGTGGGCGGCGGTGATGCCGGCCATGGTGGTGGCCCGGGCGATGCCGAAGTCCACCAGCACGACCGTGCCGTCCCGCTTGACCAGCAGGTTCGCCGGTTTCACGTCGCGGTGCACGATGCCGGCGAGGTGGGCGGCGTGCAACGCCTGCGCGGCCTGCCCCACCACCGACATGGTGGACGCCGGGTCGAGCCGGCCGGCGTGCCGGACCCAGCCGGTCAGTGGCCGGCCGTCGACGTACTCCATGACCAGGTAGCTGACCCGGCTGCCGTCGGCGAGCGTCGCGGCGCCGACGTCGTGCACCTGCACGATGCCGGGGTGCCGCAGCGCGGCCAGCATCCGGGCCTCGGCCTGGAAGCGGGTGGTGAACTCCGGGTCGGCGACCAGCGACGGCAGCAGCACCTTCACCGCGACGTCGCGGCCGAGCAGCATGTCCGTGCACTTCCACACCGCGCCCATGCCGCCGGTCGCGATGCGTTCGGTCAGCCGGTAGCGGTCGCTGAGCACCACGTTCGAAGTCAGCACCGCGCCACCGTACCGGCCGTGATCGGCATGATCCATGTGGCGGCGGGCCGTCGTCCGGCGGGCCGACTAGGCTTGCGAGGGTTTCCGGCCCTATCGGGCGACGGCGGCGAGGGGAGACGCGGCATGGCGTGGAGCTGGCGGTACGAGGGCACGAACGGCGACACGGTCGACGGGCCGGGCGAGTCGTTCACGAGTCAGGCGGACGCCGAGTCGTGGATCGGCCAGACCTGGCGGGAGCTCGCGACGTCCGGCGTCACCTCCGTCGCGCTGGTCGAGGACGACCGGGTGGAATACCGGATGAGCCTGCTGCCCCCGGCCGAATGACCGGCTACGACCGCCCGGGTGACCCGCTGGTCCTCGGCGTGCCCCGGGCGGCGTTCCGGCCGAGCCCGATCTTCCTGGCGCTGGTCGCGCTCTTCGTGGCCGGCGGCGTGATGACCTGGAACGGGTTCGGCAACGTGCGGTTCGACGTGTTCCTGTTCGTCGTCTCCGGCTGGCTCGTCTCGCTGTGCCTGCACGAGTACGCGCACGCGGTGGTCGCCTACCGGGCCGGCGACCGCGACATCGCCCACCGCGGCTACCTGACGCTCAACCCGCTGAAGTACACCAGCCCGCTGCTGTCGATCGTGCTGCCGGTGGTCGTGGTGCTGCTCGGCGGCATCGGCCTGCCCGGCGGCGCGGTCTGGGTCGACCGGCACGCCATCCCGGGCCGGCTGCGGCACACCCTGGTCAGCCTCGCCGGGCCGGCCACCAACGTGCTGTTCACGCTGGTGCTGGTGGCGGCCGTGACCTGGGGGCCGGAGCTGGGCGGGCCGCTGGAGTTCTGGGCCGGCGTCGGCCTGCTCGCGTTCCTCCAGCTCATGGCGAGCGTGCTCAACCTGATGCCGGTGCCCGGGCTGGACGGCGGCAACATGATCCAGCCCTGGCTCAGCCCCGCCTACCGGCGGATGTACGACCTGTTCGCCCCGTACGGATTCATCCTGCTCTTCGCACTGCTGTGGAGTCCCCAGATCAACCGGGTGTTCTTCGGCGGCGTCTTCGCGGTCGGCGACGCGCTCGGCCTGCCGCGGGCGCTGTACCAGATCGGGTTCTCCCTGATCCGCTTCTGGCAGGGCTGACCGGCCGTCCCCGGGCCGGCGCGGAACGCCGGCCCGGGGACGACTGGCGTCACGGACGCTGCGCCGGGCTCTCGGTCTTCGCCGGGTCCCGCTCGGTGACCGGCTCGACGATCTCGTCGATCGCCTTGAGCAGGCCGGCGTCGAGCTTCACACCCGCCGCCTTCACGTTGTCGTGCACCTGCTCGGGCCGGGAGGCGCCGACGATCGCCGAGGCGACGTTCGGGTTCTGCAGCACCCAGGCGACGGCGAGCTGCGGCATGGTCAGCCCGGCCTGCTCGGCGATCGGCTTGAGCTGCTGCACCCGGGTGAGCACGTCGTCGGTGAGCCAGCGGGCGATGAAGTCCGCGCCGGACTTCTCGTCGGTGGCGCGGGAGCCGGCCGGCGGCGGCTGGCCCGGCAGGTACTTCCCGGAGAGCACGCCCTGCGCCATCGGCGACCAGACGATCTGGCCGACGCCCAGCTCCTCGCTGGCCGGGATCACCTCGGTCTCGATGACCCGCCACAGCATCGAATATTGTGGCTGGTTGGAGATCAGCGGGATGCGCAGCTCACGGGCGAGCGCGTGCGCCTCGCGCAACTGCGAGGCGGTCCACTCGGACACGCCGATGTAGTGCGCCTTGCCGGAGTGGACGACGTCGGCGAACGCCTCCATCGTCTCCTCCAGCGGCGTGCTGACGTCGTAGCGGTGCGCCTGGTAGAGGTCGACGTGGTCGGTCTGCAGGCGGCGCAGCGAGCCGTCGATCGACTCCATGATGTGCTTGCGGGACAGGCCGCGGTCGTTGCGGCCCGGGCCGGTCGGCCAGTACACCTTGGTGAAGATCTCCAGCCCTTCGCGGCGCTCGCCCTTCAGCGCCCGGCCGAGCACCGACTCGGCCCGGGTGCCGGCGTAGACGTCGGCGGTGTCGAAGGTGGTGATGCCGCTGTCGAGGGCGGCCCGGACGCAGGCGACCGCGGCCTCCTCCTCGACCTGCGAGCCGTGGGTGATCCAGTTGCCGTACGAGATCTCGCTGACCATCAGGCCGGAGCGGCCCAGGTGTCGGAATTCCATCCCTCGACCCTAGCCCCGCACGCCGCGGGGCACCCGTCGTGACTCCCCGGCCTCAGAGCACCGGGTTGGTGTCGGCGAGCAGCCGGTCGATTTCCGCGGCCACCGCGGCGCGGTGGGGGTGCACCGGGTCGATCAGCGGCTCGCCGCGACGGTCGAGGGCACCCCAGCGGCCCGTCTCGGTGGTGACCAGGAACGCCACCGGGTGGATCACCAGCGTCGGGTACGCCGGGGTGACCACCACCCGTCCGCTCCGGTTGACCACGCCGCGGCGGCCGGCCAGCTCCACCACGGCCAGCCCGTCGGCGGTGAAACCGTCCAGGTGCCGGCCGTCGGCCAGCGGCGCGCCGAGCCGGTGGTAGCGGGTCGGCACCACCACCTCGCCGGTGCGGTCCACCGCACCCCAGCCGCCGTTCTGCCGCACCGCGGCCAGGCCGTTGCGGAACGGCCGGACCTCCTCGTACCCGGGCGGGATCTTCACGATGTTCATCTTGTCGACGGCCATCCACCGGCCCTTGCCGTCCATGGACACCCAGGACAGGCCCTCGGCGAAGGCGCCCACCGCGCGGTAGCCGTTGTTCGCCTCGATCAGCGCCGCGCCGGTGGTGTCGATCAGCGCCCAGCGGGACGCCTCGGGCATGCGGACCCAGGCCAGTCCCTCGTGGAAGGGCTGGGCCTCGGCGTACCGGTGCGCGACGACCATCTCGCCGTCGGCGTCCGCGTACCCCCAGAGCTGGTGCTCGTCGTCGAACGTCGCCGCCGGGTGGCGCGGCGTGCCGAGCACCTCCTCCCGTCCCCGGGGCGCCGGACCGAAGCCGGCCTCGGCCGCCCGGCCGGCGACCGCGTCCAGCGCCACCTCGGTCCGCGCGGTCAACGCCGCGTCCCCGCCCTGACGCAGGTCCAGCGCCCGCTCGAAGTGCGCACACGCCTCGGTCAGCCGGCCCTGGTCGTAGCAGGAGCGCCCGGCGTGCTCGTGCAGCAACGCGCGCAGCCGGTCGGGCAGCTCCGGCGAGTTGGCCTCGGCGAAGAGCCGGTCGGCCTCCGCGTGCTCACCCCGCCAGCGCAGCACCTCGGCGAGGCGCGCGCGGGCCAGCGAGGTCCGCCGCAACTCGCCGGTGGCCTCCGCGTACGTGACGGCCAGCCGACCGTCGGCGACCGCGTCGTCCAGGTCGCCGAGGATCCGGGACGCCACCGAGCGGAGGCTGAGCAGCCGGGCCCGGCTGCGGTTGTCCAGCGCGCTGCCCAACTTGCCGGTGAGGCCGTCGCGGATCGGGCGCAGCAGCGTCGGGTCGGGCGCCTCCTCGCGTAGCGTCCCCGGATCCAGCCGCCACTCGATCGCGGCCAGCGCCTGTTCCGGGTCCACCGGAGGCGCCGGCGCCGGCTCGTCGTCCGCCACGTCCGCCCGGTCGTCGTCCTCCGCGCCCGGCTCCGGGGTACGCGGCCCCGCCGGCCCGTCCGCCCCGGCGCCACCGGTCGGACCCGCGCCCGTCGGCGCGGCCGATGCCCCGCTCTCGGTGCCGGTCTGCTCGCCCGGGACCGCACCCGCCGCCGAGGTGATCGGGCGGTCCGAAGGGGATTCGGTCGGCCCGCGATCGGCCGAATCATCTTCGACGGGGCTGGTGTGGGCCGTCGTCTCTTCGGCCCTGCTCGCGTCGGCGAGGGCGACGTCGTCCGGCCCGGCTTCCGTCCGTGCCGGGCTGGCGTCCGTCGCTGTCGGGTCGGCTTCCGTCCGTGCTGGGCTGGTGTCCGTCGCTGTCGGGTCGGCTTCCGTCCGCGCCGGGCCGGCTCGGTCCGGTTCGGCGGACGGCGCGGTGGCCATCGTGTCGGTCGGGGTGGGAGTCGTGCCGCCCAGGTCCGTACCGCCGCGCGGTGTGTCGGTCGGACCGGTGGTGGCGCGTTGCGGGTCGCGCGGATCCGGCTCGGTCGACGTGGCGGCCGTCGCATCGGTTCCGACCCGCGACGTACCGGTCGGGTCCGCCGCACCGGCGGCGTTCTCGTCGAGCGCCGAACTGCCCGACCTCGTCGCGGTCGGCATCGGGCCGACCGAACCCGCCTCGGCCCGGAACTCGTCGTGGCCCGGTTCCGGGCGAACCACCCGTG encodes:
- a CDS encoding serine/threonine-protein kinase, producing MLTSNVVLSDRYRLTERIATGGMGAVWKCTDMLLGRDVAVKVLLPSLVADPEFTTRFQAEARMLAALRHPGIVQVHDVGAATLADGSRVSYLVMEYVDGRPLTGWVRHAGRLDPASTMSVVGQAAQALHAAHLAGIVHRDVKPANLLVKRDGTVVLVDFGIARATTMAGITAAHMVLGTASYMSPEQAAGQPVSPVTDVYALGAVAYFCLAGRPPFDGDSPLQVAMRHVQDEPPPLPPDTPPAVVEVVRRALAKSPRDRFPTAAALADGAQDARDATLASVPVPPRPPWAVGGPAVPGPPTPAPAMSGPAMPAPVDLPAGGTDPVAPGARQTSGPDVGPVAGVPPWAADSTFGAPDRPASGVDGTPPTREEPTRRGRRTGVLAGAAGVVLVAVLTAVAVAALRSPDEPGPAPTAVAGESAVAGPVATVRPSGAGPATPGASRSARPSRSSATPSRPAPQPTGSAGGGPGTGTPAPTGTPTTAPKPQPYTAAQVCGGGYQVIDSATLTAGGVRQGRVYLLYSTAAGANCVVTLKDADVGRVTTVTTYLEVKGRARQTQSGGYRYYAGPVRATAAAVCVRWGGATGGATYTSPFEHCD
- a CDS encoding aldo/keto reductase family protein, with the protein product MEFRHLGRSGLMVSEISYGNWITHGSQVEEEAAVACVRAALDSGITTFDTADVYAGTRAESVLGRALKGERREGLEIFTKVYWPTGPGRNDRGLSRKHIMESIDGSLRRLQTDHVDLYQAHRYDVSTPLEETMEAFADVVHSGKAHYIGVSEWTASQLREAHALARELRIPLISNQPQYSMLWRVIETEVIPASEELGVGQIVWSPMAQGVLSGKYLPGQPPPAGSRATDEKSGADFIARWLTDDVLTRVQQLKPIAEQAGLTMPQLAVAWVLQNPNVASAIVGASRPEQVHDNVKAAGVKLDAGLLKAIDEIVEPVTERDPAKTESPAQRP
- a CDS encoding WG repeat-containing protein is translated as MADDEPAPAPPVDPEQALAAIEWRLDPGTLREEAPDPTLLRPIRDGLTGKLGSALDNRSRARLLSLRSVASRILGDLDDAVADGRLAVTYAEATGELRRTSLARARLAEVLRWRGEHAEADRLFAEANSPELPDRLRALLHEHAGRSCYDQGRLTEACAHFERALDLRQGGDAALTARTEVALDAVAGRAAEAGFGPAPRGREEVLGTPRHPAATFDDEHQLWGYADADGEMVVAHRYAEAQPFHEGLAWVRMPEASRWALIDTTGAALIEANNGYRAVGAFAEGLSWVSMDGKGRWMAVDKMNIVKIPPGYEEVRPFRNGLAAVRQNGGWGAVDRTGEVVVPTRYHRLGAPLADGRHLDGFTADGLAVVELAGRRGVVNRSGRVVVTPAYPTLVIHPVAFLVTTETGRWGALDRRGEPLIDPVHPHRAAVAAEIDRLLADTNPVL
- a CDS encoding site-2 protease family protein, which codes for MTGYDRPGDPLVLGVPRAAFRPSPIFLALVALFVAGGVMTWNGFGNVRFDVFLFVVSGWLVSLCLHEYAHAVVAYRAGDRDIAHRGYLTLNPLKYTSPLLSIVLPVVVVLLGGIGLPGGAVWVDRHAIPGRLRHTLVSLAGPATNVLFTLVLVAAVTWGPELGGPLEFWAGVGLLAFLQLMASVLNLMPVPGLDGGNMIQPWLSPAYRRMYDLFAPYGFILLFALLWSPQINRVFFGGVFAVGDALGLPRALYQIGFSLIRFWQG